Sequence from the Thermoanaerobacter uzonensis DSM 18761 genome:
AAAATTGGGCATTAGGTGTTTATACGAATGAATATCTAAAAAAGATAGATCCCAGTGTTGGGAACGATTTAAAACAACCAGCTGGAGACTTTGTATCGAGCAAAAAAGTAGTAGAAGAACTAATACCACAGATGAAAGATACTCCTGCAAGTAAATTTGTTGGAGGACAAAATCCTTATGAAGTATTTGCAGAAGCAGCAAAACGCATTGATCTTGCTAATACTCTCAAAAATATTCAGGGTACGGATGATGTGATTCAACGTGCATTATGGGATCCATTGGATGCTTACGCTTCTGGTAAAGTAAGTAAAGAGGAAGCGGTAAAGCAATTCAAAGACAATGTTAAAAATGCTCTTCCCAATGTTCAAGTTAATTAATATATTAGCTAGAGAAAATGCTAGCGTTTTGCTGGCATTTTCTCTAGGCTTCTTAGTAATTTTATAAAAGTGAGGGAATACAAATATGGAAGCTTTTAATCTAAAATCGAAAAGCAAGATTAATAAGAATTATTATGGTTATATCTTTACTTTGCCATTTATAGTTATATTTTTAGTTTTTAATCTATATCCACTTATTTATACATTTTACTTAAGTTTAACAGATATGACTCTGATGAATTTGTCTTATCATTTTGTTGGACTTGCGAATTTCAAACAATTATTTTCTGATAACTATTTTTTAAAATCAGTAATAAATACTTGGAAAATTTGGCTTATAAATTTTATTCCCCAATTAGGTATTGCTATGCTTTTAGCCATTTGGTTTGTTAATAATAGGTTGAAAATTAAATTTATTGGGTTATGGAGAACGATTTATTACTTACCAAATATACTTATGCCAGTTGCAGTAGCTGCGCTTTTTTATAATTTTTTCTCTCTATATGGACCTGTAAATCAGATATTAGTTCGCACAGGAATTTTAAAAGAAGCTTTTGACTTTTTTAGGAGTACTACTTGGACACAACTTATTGTGGCGTTTATTCAATGGTGGATGTGGTATGGAGTAACAATAATCTTTTTAATGGCAGGGCTATCTTCAATTTCACCTTCATATTATGAATCAGCTTTAGTGGATGGTGCTAATTCATGGCAAATGTTTACTAAAATTACTCTTCCTCTTTTAAAACCGGTTCTAATATATGTACTTGTGACTTCGCTATCAGGCGGAATGCAGATGTTTGATATACCCTATTTATTAACTGATGGGACAGGATCTCCTGACGGAGCTATAAGAACAATGAGCGTTTTAATGTATATGAAATTTTCAAGTGGCGATGGTTATATTGGTGCTGCTGCTTCTGTTGGTGTTATGATTTTTCTTATAACTGCTATTGCAGCATTTATTATAATAAACCTGCTAAAAGAGAGGGAATAAAGACAAAAATTAGGCTAAGAAAGGATGGGATTATGAATTATAAACTTCGTATAAAATTTATGAAGATAGGAGTATATATCTTTTTAATTATACTTTTCTTACTTGGTATTTTACCTATATGGCTTTTGCTTGTTAATGCTACACGTTCCACACCTGAAATACAGCAAGGAGTTAGTTTGTTGCCAAGCAGTAATCTGTGGGTAAATTGGAATCATCTTACAGGAATGGGAGTAAACATATGGCGAGGCTTTTTAAACAGCCTTATTATATCTGTTCCAGTTACTTTTTTAACTGTTTATTTTTCAATGATGACGGCTTATGCAATTCATGTATATGATTTTAAATGGAAAAAAATGCTATATAATACTGTGGTACTTTTGACAATTGTTCCAACTCAATTAGTACCAATAATAGGATTTTATAAATATATGGCATCTCTAAAATTATTAAATAGTTATATTCCGCTAATTGTTCCAGCTATTGCTTCGCCTCCAATGGTATTTTTTGCACTACAATATTTGGAATCTACGATAGTAAAGGATTTAATAGAAGCTGCCCGTATCGAAGGAAGTGGAGAACTTGGAATTTTTCATAAAATTATTTTACCTATAGCAAAACCTGGTGCATTTACAATGGGAATTTTATCTTTTGTTGCTTCTTGGAATAACTTTTTTACTCCATTTATGTTAATTTCAAAAATAGAAAAATATACGCTTCCAATGATTGTTAAATTATTACGTGGGGATATGTATAGAACAGAATATGGAGCAATATACCTTGGTCTTGCAATCACGATGATTCCTATTATAATAGTTTATGCTATATTTTCAAAGTATATTGTAAGCGGAATTGCAATGGGTGCTATAAAAGAGTAAAAAATAATAGCAAAAGGGGGATTTTTAAATGAAGCCATTATATTTAGATTCCACTCAATCAGTGGAAAAAAGAGTAGAAGATTTATTACAGCAAATGACTATAGAAGAAAAAGTAGCACAATTAAACAGTATTTGGGTATACGAAATATTAGATGATATGAAATTTTCTTTTGATAAAGCTAAAAGATTAATGTCATATGGAATAGGTCAGATTACCCGCCTTGGTGGAGCAAGTAATTTATCACCACGGGAAACAGTGAGAATAGCAAATCAGATTCAAAAATTTTTGATTGAAAATACAAGGCTTGGCATACCTGCTTTGATTCATGAGGAGTCTTGTAGTGGATATATGGCAAGGGGAGCAACTATTTTTCCACAAACTATAGGAGTTGCGAGTACGTGGAATAATGAACTTGTTGAAAAAATGGCTTCTGTAATAAGAGAACAGATGAAAGCTGCTGGAGCAAGGCAAGCTCTTGCGCCTTTATTGGATATTACAAGAGATCCACGTTGGGGAAGAACAGAAGAAACTTTTGGAGAAGACCCTTATTTAGTAATGCGTATGGGTGTTTCATATATTCGTGGGCTTCAAACTGAAAGTTTAAAGGAAGGCATTGTAGCTACAGGAAAACATTTTGTGGGATATGGAAATTCAGAAGGAGGTATGAATTGGGCTCCTGCTCATATTCCTGAAAGGGAGCTTAGAGAAGTTTTTCTTTATCCTTTTGAGGCGGCGGTAAAAGAGGCGAAATTAAGTTCGATTATGCCGGGATACCACGAACTTGATGGGGTACCGTGTCACAAATCAAAAAAATTGTTAAACGATATTTTACGTAAAGATTGGGGTTTCGAGGGAATTGTAGTATCTGATTACTTTGCTATAAGCCAGCTTTACGAGTACCATCATGTGACATCAGATAAAAAGGGAGCTGCAAAATTGGCTTTAGAGGCTGGTGTTGATGTGGAATTACCAAGCACCGACTATTATGGCTTGCCGCTTAGAGAGTTAATTGAAAGTGGTGAGATTGATATAGATTTTGTAAATGAAGCTGTAAAGAGAGTTTTAAAAATAAAATTTGAATTAGGGTTATTTGAGAATCCTTATATAAATGAAGAAAAGGCTGTTGAGATTTTTGATACAAATGAACAACGAGAACTAGCTTATAAAATAGCGCAGGAGTCTATAGTATTGTTGAAAAATGAAAATAATTTGCTGCCTTTAAAGAAAGATTTGAAATCTATTGCAGTTATTGGCCCCAATGCTGATAGTATTCGCAATATGATTGGTGATTATGCATATCCTTGTCATATTGAATCATTACTTGAAATGAGAGAGACAGACAATGTTTTTAATACACCTTTGCCAGAAAGCTTAGAAGCAAAAGATATTTATGTACCTATTGTAACTGTGCTACAGGGAATTAAGGCAAAAGCTTCTTCTAATACAGAAGTTTTATATGCAAAAGGCTGCGATGTTCTTAACAATAGTAAGGATGGTTTTAAAGAAGCGGTTGAGATTGCAAAACAGGCTGATGTTGCTGTTGTGGTAGTAGGAGATAAATCAGGGTTAACAGATGGCTGTACTTCTGGTGAATCAAGAGATCGGGCAGACCTTAATTTGCCGGGTGTACAAGAAGAGCTGATAAAAGCAGTTTATGAAACTGGTACACCAGTAATAGTGGTACTTATAAATGGAAGACCAATGTCTATTTCTTGGATAGCTGAAAAAATTCCAGCAATTATTGAAGCTTGGTTACCTGGTGAAGAGGGTGGAAGAGCTGTTGCAGATGTGATTTTTGGTGACTATAATCCTGGAGGTAAACTACCAATTTCTATTCCTCAATCAGTAGGGCAGTTACCAGTATATTATTACCATAAACCTTCTGGAGGCCGCAGTCACTGGAAGGGGGACTATGTAGAATTAAGCACAAAGCCTTTATATCCCTTTGGTTATGGTCTTAGCTATACAGAGTTTTCATACACTAATCTTAATATTTCTAATAGAAAGGTTTCTTTAAGGGACAGAATGGTTGAAATCTCTGTTGATATAAAAAATACAGGTACATTAAAGGGAGATGAAGTTGTTCAACTTTATATACATCAAGAAGCTTTAAGTGTTACAAGGCCTGTTAAAGAGCTTAAAGGGTTTAAACGCATTACTTTAGATGCTGGTGAAGAAAAGACAGTTATTTTCAAACTTTCTATTGAACAACTGGGTTTTTATGATGAGAATATGGAGTATGTGATAGAACCAGGACGTGTAGATGTAATGATAGGGAGCTCTTCTGAAGATATAAGGCTAAGGGATTATTTTGAAATTGTAGGAGAAAAAGAGAAAGTAGCTAAAAAATTCATTACGGAAGTAAGGGTAGAGAATAAATAGAAAGCCAAATAATAGAGATAGGAGTGATAAAATTGGCAAAATTTCCAAAAGATTTCGTTTGGGGGACAGCCACATCATCATACCAAATAGAAAGGGCAGTAAATGAAGATGTGACACCTTCCATATGGGACACATTGGGATAAAGCATTTTTCATAGTAATGTTGAAATGTTCTCTCTTTATATCTAACTTAGCTGTATAATTAAAAGGTAACTACAAAATAAAAAATTATTTCAATTTTCTTTTAAGATTTAATATGTTATAATTCACACTAGAAACAACAATATAAATAGAAGGGTGAAGAAATGATAACAGCGGATCAATTATTAGTTAAGCAAATAAATAAATCAATAGTACTAAATACTATTCGCAAAAAAGGCAATATTTCGAGGGCAGAAATTGCAGGTATAACAGGTTTAAACAAGTCAACTGTATCTTTCCTTGTTGATGAACTTATAAACGAAGGGTTTGTGAAAGAAGAGGGGCCAGGAGAATCAAAAGGTGGCAGGAAGCCAATCATATTAAGCATAAATAACAAAGCTGGATGCATAATAGGCATTGACTTAGATGTAAATTATATACTAATTGTTTTGACTGATTTGATGGCAAATGTTATTTGGGAAAAGAAAATAGATATAAAAATTGGCGAGAACCAGCAAACTATTATTGAACGTTTGATAGAATTGATTGATGAAGCAATCTCAAATGCTCCTGAAACAATAAGAGGAATTTTAGGAATTGGGATTGGTGTTCCTGGCATTGTGGATTACAAGAAAGGCAGTATATTATTAGCGCCAAATTTAAAATGGGAAAATGTACCTCTTAAACAAATTGTAGAAGATAAATTCAAAATTAAGGTACACATAGATAATGAAGCAAATGTAGGAGCTATAGGAGAAAAGTGGTTTGGGGTAGGTGCCAAATATAACAATCTTGTTTATGTGAGTGCTGGAATTGGTATTGGTACCGGAATAATAATTAATGGAGAGTTATACAGAGGCACAGTAGGTCTTGCTGGAGAAATGGGACATATGACAATTGATATTTATGACCATCAGTGTAGGTGTGGCAATACAGGATGTTGGGAAAATTATGCTTCAGAAAAAGCATTGCTTGAATACATAAATACACAATTGCTGATGGGAAAGTCTGATGAGTATATAAACAAAAATAACTTTTATACACTGAGTGCTATTGATATTATCGATTATGCGCGAAAAGGGAGCAAAATAGCGGTAGAAGCTTTAAAAGAAATAGGAAGAAAATTAGGAGTAGGTGTAGTCAATATTATAAATACTTTTAATCCTGAACTAGTAATTATTGGAAATACTTTATCTTTAGCTGATGACTTAGTTTTAAACGAAGTTTTAAAAGAAGTAGAGGATAAAAGTCTTGTTTATAGATATTATAAAGTAAAAATAAAAACTTCCAAACTTAAATTCCATGCAGGGGCAATTGGAGCAGTATCTTTAGTTATTTCTGAATTGTTTGCGTATCCAGGGCTTTAATTATAATGAGGTGTTGACATGGAAAAATTAAAAACAATTATTATAGGGCCAGGGAATATTTTTAATAAAGCATATCTTCCTTTTATTTTTAATTTAGAGGAACTAAATATTGTAGGTATTGTTGGAAGAAACAAAGAAAAGCTTATAAAATATAAAGAAAAATATGGTTGTGATGTTTATACACATCTAGATGAAGCGATAAAATTAAAGCCAGATTGCGCTTTTGTGCATGCATCAACAGAAAGCCATTATGAAATAGTAAAAGAACTACTAAAAAGCGGTATTCACGTATATGTTGATAAGCCTATAACTGAAGAGATAGATAAGACAAAAGAACTTATAGATTTGGCTATGGACAAATCTCTTATTTTGAAGGTAGGTTTTAACAGAAGATATGCACCTATGTATCAAAAAGCCTTAGCTTTGTTTGAAGGCTTAAAACCTGAATTGTGCATTATGGTGAAAAATAGGAATAATGACATCAAAAATAGTGTTAAGTTTACACTTTATGACGATTTCATTCATATAATAGACACTTTATGCTATATAGTTAAAGATGTTGATGACATAGATGTAAATATTTCAAAAGAAAGAGACTCATTAAAATCCATAGAAGTAGTATTAAAATCTAATAGTTCTACAGCGATAGGAGTCATGCATAGAAATGGTGGAAAAGATTATGAAAGGTTAGAAATACACGGGCATGGCAAAAGTGCAGTTGTGGAAGACATGGAAAGTATAAGAATAATGGAAAATGGCAAAATATATGTGCATAATTTTGGAAGCTGGGATACTATATCTTATAGAAGAGGTTTTGAGACTGCTGTAAAAAGCTTTTTAAAGAACGTATTAGAAGGGAATTATGCAAATGACGAATTAAAATGTACTTTAAAATCTCACGAGATTATAGGGGAAATATTAAAAAAGACAATATAAAAATCAGGGCACAAAAAGCCCTGATTTTATAATAATGCTTCTATAATAAATGTGCGGGTGTTTTAATAAGCAAATACATCTTTCAAATCTATTTCTAGATCTTCAAAGATAGAAACTTTAATTTTATTTCCTACAGTATATACATCAGGTCTTCCATATCTGAAATTTTCTTGCAAAATAAACACACTTACAACTTTACTATCTGGTTCTACTATCCAATATTCCTTTACTCCATGCTTTTCGTATAAATTAAACTTTTCTATTTTATCTCTACTTGCAGTTGAAGGTGATGTAATTTCAACAATTAAATCAGGAGCTCCTTTACATCCTTCGTCATCTAGCTTTGACTTATCGCATACTACCACGATATCGGGTTCTACAACAGTTTTTATTTCTTTATCACTTTTCTCATTTCCAGAAGGGAACCTTACTCCAAAAGGTGCACTAAATACTTCACATTGCTTACCTCTAAGATATACAGCGAAGCTTGTAAATATTTCTCTTGATATTCTTTGATGAATTGTCGATGGAGAAGTCATTAAATAAATCTGCCCATTTATTAATTCTATTCTTTGATTATTTGGCCAGTTTAAATAATCTTCATAAGTATAAATATCCTCTCTTTTTGGTAAAGGCATAATCAAACACCCCTCTTTAAAACTCTTCTTATACTAAGTTTAACATTTTATATTCCTAATATCCAGAGCAAAAATATCTCCCTTTTTATTTGTTGCATTTAATTATGAAGTCTATATGAGAATAATAGTTCCAATAAAGCAAGTCCCTGAAACAAATAATGTGAAAATGAACCCTGTAACAGGGACAATGATGAGAGCAATCAAAAAAGCACTTGATCCAAATCTAATACTTAATCCGGGGAAAATTATATAGAGATAACATACGTGATAAATTTAAGAAAACCATAGTTTTTGTGAT
This genomic interval carries:
- a CDS encoding carbohydrate ABC transporter permease codes for the protein MEAFNLKSKSKINKNYYGYIFTLPFIVIFLVFNLYPLIYTFYLSLTDMTLMNLSYHFVGLANFKQLFSDNYFLKSVINTWKIWLINFIPQLGIAMLLAIWFVNNRLKIKFIGLWRTIYYLPNILMPVAVAALFYNFFSLYGPVNQILVRTGILKEAFDFFRSTTWTQLIVAFIQWWMWYGVTIIFLMAGLSSISPSYYESALVDGANSWQMFTKITLPLLKPVLIYVLVTSLSGGMQMFDIPYLLTDGTGSPDGAIRTMSVLMYMKFSSGDGYIGAAASVGVMIFLITAIAAFIIINLLKERE
- a CDS encoding carbohydrate ABC transporter permease — encoded protein: MNYKLRIKFMKIGVYIFLIILFLLGILPIWLLLVNATRSTPEIQQGVSLLPSSNLWVNWNHLTGMGVNIWRGFLNSLIISVPVTFLTVYFSMMTAYAIHVYDFKWKKMLYNTVVLLTIVPTQLVPIIGFYKYMASLKLLNSYIPLIVPAIASPPMVFFALQYLESTIVKDLIEAARIEGSGELGIFHKIILPIAKPGAFTMGILSFVASWNNFFTPFMLISKIEKYTLPMIVKLLRGDMYRTEYGAIYLGLAITMIPIIIVYAIFSKYIVSGIAMGAIKE
- a CDS encoding glycoside hydrolase family 3 N-terminal domain-containing protein, with the protein product MKPLYLDSTQSVEKRVEDLLQQMTIEEKVAQLNSIWVYEILDDMKFSFDKAKRLMSYGIGQITRLGGASNLSPRETVRIANQIQKFLIENTRLGIPALIHEESCSGYMARGATIFPQTIGVASTWNNELVEKMASVIREQMKAAGARQALAPLLDITRDPRWGRTEETFGEDPYLVMRMGVSYIRGLQTESLKEGIVATGKHFVGYGNSEGGMNWAPAHIPERELREVFLYPFEAAVKEAKLSSIMPGYHELDGVPCHKSKKLLNDILRKDWGFEGIVVSDYFAISQLYEYHHVTSDKKGAAKLALEAGVDVELPSTDYYGLPLRELIESGEIDIDFVNEAVKRVLKIKFELGLFENPYINEEKAVEIFDTNEQRELAYKIAQESIVLLKNENNLLPLKKDLKSIAVIGPNADSIRNMIGDYAYPCHIESLLEMRETDNVFNTPLPESLEAKDIYVPIVTVLQGIKAKASSNTEVLYAKGCDVLNNSKDGFKEAVEIAKQADVAVVVVGDKSGLTDGCTSGESRDRADLNLPGVQEELIKAVYETGTPVIVVLINGRPMSISWIAEKIPAIIEAWLPGEEGGRAVADVIFGDYNPGGKLPISIPQSVGQLPVYYYHKPSGGRSHWKGDYVELSTKPLYPFGYGLSYTEFSYTNLNISNRKVSLRDRMVEISVDIKNTGTLKGDEVVQLYIHQEALSVTRPVKELKGFKRITLDAGEEKTVIFKLSIEQLGFYDENMEYVIEPGRVDVMIGSSSEDIRLRDYFEIVGEKEKVAKKFITEVRVENK
- a CDS encoding ROK family transcriptional regulator, coding for MITADQLLVKQINKSIVLNTIRKKGNISRAEIAGITGLNKSTVSFLVDELINEGFVKEEGPGESKGGRKPIILSINNKAGCIIGIDLDVNYILIVLTDLMANVIWEKKIDIKIGENQQTIIERLIELIDEAISNAPETIRGILGIGIGVPGIVDYKKGSILLAPNLKWENVPLKQIVEDKFKIKVHIDNEANVGAIGEKWFGVGAKYNNLVYVSAGIGIGTGIIINGELYRGTVGLAGEMGHMTIDIYDHQCRCGNTGCWENYASEKALLEYINTQLLMGKSDEYINKNNFYTLSAIDIIDYARKGSKIAVEALKEIGRKLGVGVVNIINTFNPELVIIGNTLSLADDLVLNEVLKEVEDKSLVYRYYKVKIKTSKLKFHAGAIGAVSLVISELFAYPGL
- a CDS encoding Gfo/Idh/MocA family protein, with the protein product MEKLKTIIIGPGNIFNKAYLPFIFNLEELNIVGIVGRNKEKLIKYKEKYGCDVYTHLDEAIKLKPDCAFVHASTESHYEIVKELLKSGIHVYVDKPITEEIDKTKELIDLAMDKSLILKVGFNRRYAPMYQKALALFEGLKPELCIMVKNRNNDIKNSVKFTLYDDFIHIIDTLCYIVKDVDDIDVNISKERDSLKSIEVVLKSNSSTAIGVMHRNGGKDYERLEIHGHGKSAVVEDMESIRIMENGKIYVHNFGSWDTISYRRGFETAVKSFLKNVLEGNYANDELKCTLKSHEIIGEILKKTI
- a CDS encoding Uma2 family endonuclease yields the protein MPLPKREDIYTYEDYLNWPNNQRIELINGQIYLMTSPSTIHQRISREIFTSFAVYLRGKQCEVFSAPFGVRFPSGNEKSDKEIKTVVEPDIVVVCDKSKLDDEGCKGAPDLIVEITSPSTASRDKIEKFNLYEKHGVKEYWIVEPDSKVVSVFILQENFRYGRPDVYTVGNKIKVSIFEDLEIDLKDVFAY
- a CDS encoding FAD-linked oxidase C-terminal domain-containing protein, whose protein sequence is MNPVTGTMMRAIKKALDPNLILNPGKII